The Triticum aestivum cultivar Chinese Spring chromosome 5A, IWGSC CS RefSeq v2.1, whole genome shotgun sequence genomic sequence atggtttccttaaggaagaattgtatatgatgcagccggaaggttttgtcgatcctaagaatgctgacaaggtgtgcaagctccaacgctcgatttatgggctggtgcaagcatctcggagttggaacattcgctttgatgagatgatcaaagcgtttgggtttacgcagacttatggagaagcctgtgtttacaagaaagtgagtgggagctctgtagcatttctcatattatatgtagatgacatacttttgatgggaaatgatatagaactcttggacagcattaaggcctacttgaataagagtttttcaatgaaggaccttggagaagctgcttatatattaggcatcaagatctatagagatagatcaagacgcctcataggtctttcacaaagcacataccttgataagatattgaagaagttcaatatggatcagtctaagaaggggttcttgcctgtgttgcaaggtgtgaaattgagctcagctcaatgtccgaccacggcagaagatatagaagagatgagtgtcatcccctatgcctcagccataggttctattatgtatgccatgctgtgtaccagacctgatgtaaaccttgccgtaagtttggtaggaaggtaccaaagtaatcccggcaaggaacactggacagcggtcaagaatatcctgaagtacctgaaaaggactaaggaaatgtttctcgtttatggaggtgacgaagagctcgtcgtaaagggttacgtcgacgctagcttcgacacagatctggatgactcaaagtcacaaaccggatacgtgtatattttgaatggtggggcagtaagctggtgcagttgcaagcagagcgtcgtggcgggatctacatgtgaagcggagtacatggcagcctcggaggcagcgcatgaagcaatttgggtgaaggagttcatcaccgacctaggagtcatacccaatgcgtcggggccaatcaaactcttctgtgacaacactggagctattgcacttgccaaggagcccaggtttcacaagaagacaaggcacatcaagcgtcgcttcaactccattcgtgaaaatgttcaagatggagacatagatatttgtaaagtacatacggacctgaatgtagcagatccgttgactaaacctctccctagagcaaaacatgatcaacaccagaattccatgggtgttcgattcatcacaatgtaactagattattgactctagtgcaagtgggagactgttggaaatatgccctagaggcaataataaaagcattattattatatttccttgttcatgataattgtctttattcatgctataattgtgttatccggaaatcgtaatacatgtgtgaataatagacaccaacatgtccctagtaagcctctagttgactagctcgttgatcaacagatagtcatggtttcctgactatggacattggatgtcattgataacgagatcacatcattaggagaatgatgtgatggacaagacccaatcctaaacatagcacaagatcgtatagttcgtttgctagagttttccaatgtcaagtatcctttccttagaccatgagatcgtgtaactcccggataccgtaggagtgctttgggtgtaccaaacgtcacaacgtaactgggtgactataaaggtatactacgggtatctccgaaagtgtctgttgggttgacacggatcaagactgggatttgtcactccgtatgacggagaggtatcactgggcccactcggtaatgcatcatcataatgagctcaaagtgaccaagtgtctggtcacgggatcatgcattacggtacgagtaaagtgacttgccggtaacgagattgaacgaggtattgggataccgacgatcgaatctcgggcaagtaacataccgattgacaaagggaattgtatacggggttgcttgaatcctcgacatcgtggttcatccgatgagatcatcgaggagcatgtgggagccaacatgggtatccagatcccgctgttggttattgaccggagagcgatctcggtcatgtctacatgtctcccgaacccgtagggtctacacacttaaggttcggtgacgctagggttgtagggatatgtatatgcagtaacccgaatgttgttcggagtcccggatgagatcccggacgtcacgaggagttccggaatggtccggaggtaaagaattatatatataggaagtgctatttcgggcatcgggacaagtttcggggtcaccggtattgtaccgggaccaccggaagggtcccgggggtccaccgggtggggccacctgccccgggggggccacatgggctgtagggggtgcgccttggcctacatgggccaagggcaccagccccaagaggcccatgcgcctagggttcaagaagggaagagtcccaaaggggggaggcaccccctaggtgccttggggggggggggggagggattcctcccttggccgccgccccccctaggagattggatctcctagggtcggcgtcccccccttggactccctatatatagtggggaaaggagggcctctcaacccacgcctttggtgcctccctctccctctccaacacctcctcctcctccatagtgcttggcgaagccctgccggagtactgcagctccatcaccaccacgccgtcgtgctgctgctggagccatcttcctcaacctctccttccccttgctggatcaagaaggaggagacgttacgctgaccgtacgtgtgttgaacgcggaggtgccgtccgttcggcgctaggatctccggtgatttggatcacgtcgagtacgccttcctcatccccgttctttgaacgcttccgcgtgtgatctacaaaggtatgtagatgcaatccaatcactcgttgctagatgaactcctagatggatcttggtgaaaccgtagattttttttttgttttctgcaacgttccccatcagacAGAACTGCCACGACTATCCAAAGAATACATATTGGGCGACATACGGGGAGAGTCCGCCACTCTCAGAGGTGCAACGCCCCACCCTGCACCCACTCCTATGGAGCAACATCTAGCGCCCCGTCAGGTCTGGTCCTCGAGCTCTCAACGGAGGCACGAGAACATGATATCACCCTGTTGGCTAGGCCCGCAAGGAGCATGCTAGCTCATCCAGGTTCGAGACTTGAGTGACCCGTGGTGTTTAGAGTTTCTTCTACAAAAATATGGAACTGTTGTGCGGACGACGACTGTCTCCACGTTAGCTGCACGATGGTAATCCAGCCGTTTGCTGCACTTTAATACATGCATGGATGAACAAATATCTACTGCCATGCAGATACTttcttcgttccaaattactcgtcatagaaatggatgtatctagaactaaaatacatctagatacatccatataagcgagaagtaattcggaacggaaggAGTACCTTTTAGTCATGGgtgatctttttttttttgagagagaggcACCATTAACTCCAGCCGCACACAACCTCCCTCCACAGTACCGGCCATGACCACCTTCAAAGCCCCGTTACATGCTAGCCCCAGCCGACGGTCGCCGTGGACAGCCGCCTTGCCGCATGCTCGAGTCCAATATGCGTGCAGAAATGGGAGGGGCACCGCCGTGGCCTCACGCCGCTGCCAGAGACCGCGCTGACGCCAACCAGCAGAGGGcctcgccagatccgccgccagcCGAGGACCCCCACGCGAGCCGGGGCCCGCAAACTAACCGCCGTGGCCCGCATTACGTGGGGACTTGGCGCGCCCGTCAACCGCAAACCAACCGCCAAGACCCCTCCCGGCCTCTCCTCCCCCAGCCCCCGCCGCCTATTTCTTCACCCGTAGGcccccacctcgccggcgccgccgccccatccGTCCGTCGTCCACCCGCCATCGCGGCCTTTGTCACGTGCATTGCGGATGCGCTGGTAGATGAATGAGGAGTGCCATCACTCTGCACGCGCGCCATCATAATGGCGGACCACCAGCAGCTGCTCCCGACGTTGACGTGCAGGTGCAGCAACTGCGTCACCGAGCGCGCCGTCATCTTCTGCATCGCCGACGGCGCCAGGCTCTGCCTCGAGTGCGACGGCGCCGTGCACGGCGCCAGCGAGCTCGCGGGCCTCCACTCGCGCGCCCCGCTCTGCGACGGCTGCTGCGCCGCGCCCGCCGCGCTCCGCTACCAATTCGGCGCCCACTGGGCCACGCTCTGCACCGGCTGCGCCGACGGCCGCGGCGGCGCCTCCCTCGTGGAGGTTTACACCGGCTGCCCCGCGCCCGCCGAGGTCCTCCGCACCCTCTCCGTCGacgcgccgtcgtcgtcgtcgcaggAGGACTTCGACGCCTGGCTCGCCGACAACCTCCCCCAAATCCTACAGGATGTTCAGGTACACATCTACTGGGTTTATTTCCAAATTTCACTTCTTTTTTGCGCCACTATGTGCAATTGAGAGAGACTCTTCTTGATCGTCTTGTTTCTTGTGTGCCAAATCTTCCTTGGACAGTTTGATTGTGTGATACATTGTGTGTGATCCAGCGACTAAATTCAGTGGGTAGTGCTGCTATGTATCGATCAACGGAATGGTATATAGAAGAGAGACTGATGACAATAAAAAGTGAGTGAGAGAGTGTGAGTGATTAATGATCAAGGGAATGATATAGGCTTGGTGCTACTACCTACATTGTATATACTGTAACAAAAGGAAGTGGGGAATGTGCTATCTGTGATGTAAAAAAGGTGGATTTCTTCCCTGATACATTTAATGGTGgatcaatgatctatggatcataTGAATGGATAATGAAGGATATGGGATCATATGAATGATTAATGAAGGTTACCATGAATGTTCTGTTCTCCTCTCAATTTTTGTGGTGCCAAGCTTGATCTTTATCCAACTAACTGACTAACTGACTGACAGTACCTTCTAATCACTATTGAACGCATGTTAGTTAGTTTGACTGTATACATCACATAAAAAGCAAAAATGAGTTCTAGAAAAATTACACAGATACTACAGAACGAGTGAAGCCTCAAGAAACAAAAGGCACACCTGAAGGGGTTTTTTCTTAACAAAATGTACTAACTTGAGTATGAAAAATGTGCAATTGCAATCTTGCTTTTTCAAGGAAAACAGGGGACTGCTAAATATGGATCGAGGCTAAGTATCGATCTTCCAAGTTAAAAATCTGAAAAATAACTTTCATTTAGTAATGGAGTATATGGTAAAAGAAAGGATGTCTTTCTCTAGTCGAGCGAATTGTACAGAGGTAATTATAAATGAATCGTCTAAAAAACTTCATTTTTAGCACACAAAGCCAACAATGCTAGCTACAAGTGCCAAGATGGCTTCCGCCGCCTCGATGAATCGACGGCTAATTACGATTGAATATCTCTCTTACCTCTTAACTAGGATGGCGCATGAGTACTCATTGTGTTAATTTGTGGTGCTCTCACTACATTCATGGAGGATGGATCTCAGATCTGTGATGCGAGTGGCACGACAACAATAGTAGGAGATCAAAGAGGCCCCAGCAGCAGTAGCTTCGTCTGTGATGATTGGAACAATGGCTGCTCAACTACCTGTGCTCCACAATGTTCTGTGCTTGAGAATACCAATGGAGTACTTGTTGGTCATCACTTAGCTGGGCCTTCACTCACTTTTGAGGTACATACATACACACCACTCATTCGCTCACTCACACTGCTAATTAACACAACTAATTTGCATCCCAGTTATTTGGCAATGACAAATTACATTGCTTGGTTTAATTTCttggcagcaacagcagcagctgcCACCGTCAATCTGCCACATCTCATCATCATACTCATCTTATAACCCATCGACATTGTCGTGCCAGCCGGCCATGGTTCTGCAATCCATGAGCAACGATCATCATCCATCGCTGCTCCTTGATGGCTTCCCTACTTTCTGCCCTGCCTTGCCCCTAAtatcgccgccaccaccaccggagAATGgcactgactgtcatgatgccaTCCAGCTATCACAGATGCTGGCCGCGGATGAGCAAGGAgcggtggctcatcatcagcaagATCCGAGCACCGTTAGTAAGAAGAGAGAGGAACGGGACAGGGCCAAGCAAAGgtacaacgagaagaagaagaacaggaaGTAAGTCTGAATTAATTTTTCATTTGACAACTCTTCTTACAGACAAAAAAGGCAATTGATGCGAGTTTGAATTCGAATTTGAAACAATTTTGCAGGTTCTGCAAGCAGATCATGTACGCGTCCCGAAAAGCAAGGGCGGACACACGAAAGCGAGTCAAGGGCAGATTCGCCAAGGCTACCAATGAACACCAACACATACTACACCCAGATGCAGCATAAATTCACGATTGATTAGATCAGATCgatcctttttctttcttttcccttttttgcaTATTACATTCCTTGTGCATATAGACAGTGCATATACACAAAAATCATGTCTCAACACATTACAGTCAGTCATGCCTAGGTAGACCACTGTTCTCCACAGCACACAAATACATACCTTTAGCCCCTTTCTCAGTTTTTTTGccatttttctttccttttttgatagTTTGGGGCTCATTCCTTTTAGAGATAGTTTTGGGATGCATTCTTTTTAGGGAGGTACTTCTGGTAACTGGTACCAAGATGTAATAATTCAGCCATTGTCTATGTGTACATACATAATAATCTCTTAAGCCCGGATAAATAAAATCATGTATTTTCATGCATTGCCAATGCTTGTATTCTCTGAAACTGCTGGTTCTTCAAAAAGATAAACAAGTGGCGGTGTGCATGCCTGTGATGTAAATAAAAAATGGCTTTTTTCATATATGTTTATATTCTAGGGTTTTTATCacttatgccactagttgtgtcccactgCTCAATTTTGCCACTAAAAGTTACAACTGCTCAAAAATGTCATCGTACCGTGAGATGCTTGCTCGAAAATgcattagatatctaaaaaaatcaccgttccgttagatgtttgctcaaaaatgccattggaCATAGTTATTGTCAGGTCAAACCCGTTggccatgttatatgacaaaaatatcCATAGACCCACATTTATGTTCTTTCTATCTCACAATCATATGTATGGGCCCCACTTGTAAGAGTAAGCAAGCGagcaattttacaggaaaataaaaacgttgttgggatcaagtgAGACCCatactttattgtagtgagataaaGGGAGAGCTGACATGTTGGTCCATagatatttatgtcattataatAGGGTAAACGAGATTTGAGCTAGCAGTAATGGTGTATGGTGGAATTTTTGAGCATGCACCTAACGAAGCGATGGCATTTTTTAGCACTTGAAATttctagtggcaaaactgagtagtgggacacaaatagtggcataaatgataaactgaagaagaagaagaagaagaagaagaagaagaagaagaagaagaagaagaagaagaagaagaagaagaagaaggtataCGGTCATTTGTGATCTCTTAAATAAAATGCAAATTCGTGCATAATTATTGCCATT encodes the following:
- the LOC123107581 gene encoding zinc finger protein CONSTANS-LIKE 15-like isoform X1 translates to MADHQQLLPTLTCRCSNCVTERAVIFCIADGARLCLECDGAVHGASELAGLHSRAPLCDGCCAAPAALRYQFGAHWATLCTGCADGRGGASLVEVYTGCPAPAEVLRTLSVDAPSSSSQEDFDAWLADNLPQILQDVQDGSQICDASGTTTIVGDQRGPSSSSFVCDDWNNGCSTTCAPQCSVLENTNGVLVGHHLAGPSLTFEQQQQLPPSICHISSSYSSYNPSTLSCQPAMVLQSMSNDHHPSLLLDGFPTFCPALPLISPPPPPENGTDCHDAIQLSQMLAADEQGAVAHHQQDPSTVSKKREERDRAKQRYNEKKKNRKFCKQIMYASRKARADTRKRVKGRFAKATNEHQHILHPDAA
- the LOC123107581 gene encoding putative zinc finger protein CONSTANS-LIKE 11 isoform X2, with product MADHQQLLPTLTCRCSNCVTERAVIFCIADGARLCLECDGAVHGASELAGLHSRAPLCDGCCAAPAALRYQFGAHWATLCTGCADGRGGASLVEVYTGCPAPAEVLRTLSVDAPSSSSQEDFDAWLADNLPQILQDVQICDASGTTTIVGDQRGPSSSSFVCDDWNNGCSTTCAPQCSVLENTNGVLVGHHLAGPSLTFEQQQQLPPSICHISSSYSSYNPSTLSCQPAMVLQSMSNDHHPSLLLDGFPTFCPALPLISPPPPPENGTDCHDAIQLSQMLAADEQGAVAHHQQDPSTVSKKREERDRAKQRYNEKKKNRKFCKQIMYASRKARADTRKRVKGRFAKATNEHQHILHPDAA